Proteins from a single region of Hordeum vulgare subsp. vulgare chromosome 6H, MorexV3_pseudomolecules_assembly, whole genome shotgun sequence:
- the LOC123406042 gene encoding heavy metal-associated isoprenylated plant protein 45-like — protein sequence MLRFWRTRRSAALSNALSIVEMNVHMDCEGCEKRIRKAMSRLEGVSTVEIDMDAQKVTVTGYVDRRRVLRAARRTGRAAEFWPWPYDAEYYPFAIRYLEDDTYLPTHRYHLHGYNDPVVGYYPGHAFTHIVDDRALALFNDDNVHACAVM from the exons ATGCTACGCTTTTGGAGGACGCGGAGGAGCGCTGCCTTGTCGAACGCCCTGTCT ATCGTGGAGATGAATGTGCACATGGACTGCGAGGGCTGCGAGAAGAGGATAAGGAAGGCCATGTCCCGGCTCGAAG GCGTGAGCACGGTGGAGATCGACATGGACGCGCAGAAGGTGACGGTGACGGGGTACGTTGACCGGCGGAGGGTGCTCCGGGCGGCGCGGCGCACGGGGAGGGCGGCCGAGTTCTGGCCGTGGCCGTATGACGCCGAGTACTACCCGTTCGCGATACGGTACCTGGAGGACGACACCTACCTGCCCACGCACAGGTACCACCTCCACGGCTACAACGATCCGGTGGTGGGCTACTACCCCGGCCACGCCTTCACGCACATCGTCGACGACCGCGCGCTCGCGCTCTTCAACGACGACAACGTGCACGCCTGCGCCGTCATGTGA